The genomic stretch TTCAGATATCAGCCAAACGCTGATTATTACAAGTTGAGCAAATAAAAGCTAAATTCGGAACTCTAGAGGTTTCCTTCTTATTTACCACATACTTACATGTGTCTCctttttcttccttctctttcAGGGTGGAGAAATAGGAATTAACATTCAGTGGAAGTGTAACCTGGACCTGCACATTGAAAATTGTGTACCCAAGTACTCATTCACACGACTGGACGAACCGTTTGCCAAGAACGCCGTGTCCAAAGGCTACAACTTCAGGTAGCGAGGCTGATATTTCCTCTCAATGAtctttttatttgatttcagTCTTCACTcacttttctttccttctctttgAATGCAGATTTGCCAAATATTTCAAGACAGAGAACGGGACTGAGTTTCGGACACTTCACAAAGCATATGCAATCCGCTTTGACGTCATGGTCACTGGCAATGTGAGTTGTATGAAACTGTGGTAACTTGGGAATatgtgtgtggatgtttgtgtaaatatttaaaaaaatatttttgaaccTAATGTTTTGGAGATTGCACTTAACATTTATTGTAATGATGTTTTCCATTGAAATCGCAATAAGTAAGTCCTTTGATGTTTTATAATGCTATAAATTGTTTCAAACATAAAGGATTACTCACCACGATTGTCAGTTTGGCAGCAACATGGTTGCCACTAAAATCCTGGATAGTGCTGATGGTGCTGCTGAGAGAATTAGCCACATCCCTGAAGGAATACGTGTTTACTTTCTCGCAGATAGTTAGATGAAAGCATCAATACCATTCTTGTGTCTGTATGCGAAATATGAAGCCGCAGCCAGTagcaggttagcttagcttaacacaAAGACTGGAGACAGGTTGAATCAGTGAGCTTGTGTTTTTGGTATTTGGCTTTTGTtaggaataaaaaaatctaaatgtaatGCTAAGCTAAACAGTTGCTGGCAGTTATAGGGCTGTAGTAAACCAAATAAACTCTAGGCTGACTGAAATTCTAATTCCTCTTCAACCAATTGATTTGCTGGTGGGGAAACAAAGCTGACGTTATCTCCTGGTTAACTAAGTCGGCACTGAGTGTGCTCTACCTGGTTGctgtgtgtgtccaccaaagcattttttcccAGACATTAACACTTGCATAGGACAAGAAACCTAAACTCTGTGTTCAGGCAAGTGAAATGTCACATGCAGTTGTCTGATCGGGCAACTGAAATATTAATGTGATCTCTGACTTTCATGTAATGTTATCTGAATATTAACTGCATACTACATAATAACTGCATAATACATACTGTGTGTGCCTGTCTCAACACTAAGTGTTGAACaggactgatgagaaaaatcACACATACCGAACACACAAAATAGAAGTTAACACTGGAGTCAACAATGTCGCATTCACCATAGTGTTACTAGCATTAAATATCTCTGGAACACTGGAACGCTTTTTACCCAGGTGCAATTGAATCCCTTTCAGAGGCTGTGAAACAAGCCTTGTACCTTGGTGTCTTTTTGGAGACTTTGCAATAAATCCATAACAtcttctgtgattatttatccCTCTTCCAATAGAAAAATAAgacttgaaaaatgttcaacctTGGGTAAAACACTGCGCTTggcactgtcactttttacccagcctTCCCCTCACAGTGGAGCAGAGGctggacaaataccacaaagaccaactggCACACAAGTACAAGGGCTGAACAGCAGCTTGCACTTTCAGCTGTGAAAAAACGCTTTGGTGAACACACAGCCTTGTGATATTAACACCAGGGATTGTCCATCTAATGAAAATTTGGTCCGACAAGAGCATTTCAGCCAACCGACCAGGTGTCAGTCCTTCTGGCAATAGCTTCATTTTTAACATAAGTGTGAAAGTGGTAACTTCATCAGCTGTAAGAATTTATGCGCTATAACAAACAAGTTGTGCAGAATACTGTTTTAAAAAGTTGAATATAATTATTACTTAATTTACTTAATGTAAATTTTGGGACTGTTTGTACATCATGTTACTCAGACTGACTCCACCTTTTCCAGGCAGGAAAGTTTGACACAATCCCAACACTGATCAACTTGGTAGCTGCCTTCACCTCTGTTGGGCTGGTAAGAATTTCTAATCAGACTaaagatgataaaaaaatatttttcttattgctGTCAGCTTtgatttcaccttttttttaaatctgtgtctGCAGGGTACGGTCCTCTGTGACGTTATCTTACTGAACTTCTTGAAAGGAGCCGACCAGTACAAAGCCAAGAAGTTTGAAGAGgtgatgcagttttttttttatacagcaGCTGCATGCATTTTGTCTGGCAATACATAAAGAGTCTACGTTAGCTTTTAGAGCTTCATCACAGACTGTCTTCTCTATTTTGTCCATGCAGGTGTCGGAGGCTCAGATTGAAGCCTCTCTTGCTCAGAGCCCAGGCAGCCAGCTGTCACTCAAACCTGGCATCAAGAGCTCTTACGACTCTGGAGCCATTTCCCTCGAAGCGTGTGACCAACCTGACCTGTCAACAACAATTTGAACAAACGGTCACCCTCCattatctctctctttctcttacaGCCTTAATTGAAGTGAAGACAATGTCTGCACACTGTCCTGTTACTTGCAATACACTCAAACTGATGAAGGACTGAGGATCAAAATGCTGTTTGcttaataaagtttattgcaACTAAAAGGACAGCGTGCAGGAATCGTCTTTTCttcacctatggacaatttccTCCTACGCACCTGTATACAAGTTTTTTAAGGTGTGCATGAGCCTTCTCATTTTAGTCTTAATGCCCTATTACAAGAGATTCACTACACATTTATTGTCAGGACCTTGCAGTTTGACTATGGCAAGTTTTTGGAAATGGAAAGTCACTGCCATCTTCACATTTTGCAACAGAAGGTTGGAGTCAGAAGAAAAGAATTATTGTCTTCAGCTCATAATAGTAACTGGATCCTTCTAGCCAACTCTTCACCATTTAGATTAGTTAAAACTAAAGCCTTTAAACTCATAGGGAAACATACAGTAGTAAAgaatgttgttttattgtgcgCAGTTTTAATTTACAAGGCATTTTACGGCTACAATAAACTGCAGCCTCCTGTTTTTCAGCCAAAAATATTAAAGCTGAATGATTTTCCTTCTCATTTCCTGTTAGCTTTGCTCGAACAAGCcgagattttaaaaaacatgttcaaaaaacagtgctgaaaataaactatttgcACAATTTGGAGAATTTCTCTTTCTTGTCATGTCCACACACTCACCAACTGGCCTTTCTCTTTGTCCTGCGCAAATAAAAGCACTAAAGAGTCTCCTAATGGTGTAAAGACATAGTCAATggttacatgtgtgtgtgcgttactAGAGGGGGCTGCAGTGGGATAAATGCGTGTGTGGTTTGAGGTTTACAAATGGACCATTATTAGTCCACTTCTGGGCGATGACGCACAGTGGATGTTACTGTACAGACTAATGGACTGGTGTAATTCATCCTTTTCCAGTCTGAAATGACATTACaattctcttttttctctctgcttatTTCTCATGTTTACTCCCACAGTTTCATGTCAGACATTCACATAATTATCTCAATGTcttgctctctctgtcacacacatggTGCACATTTTAgtgcctccccctcctctcccttgTTTCACTATAAACTGTGACCGGGGCACTAATAGATCAGCTAAAGAGCCTCTTAATGGCTCTGACAGCGATTTACGAGAGAAGATAGCTGTGAAGGGAGGCCGCAGAGGAATTGACAGCAGTTAGCCACCAAGTTTGATGTACTAATTTAATCATATAAATCTGTATAATGCATGTAATGGAAATGACAGAATATGATACACAGAGCCGTGAAGTAGTCTATCTCTCTGAATGATGCCTCTGGTCACTCTGAGGCAGGTCTGTAGCTCGTCTGCGGACAGCATGAACAAACAGTTTTCTGTCTGCTGGAGCAGCGCTTGAAGGCCAAGCAAGGCTGAGTATGTGTGTACACGCACACAGTTCTGCTATTGTAGAACATAACAGAATCTATAAATGTAACCGGGATAATGAGGTGGggggacttgagtcacatgactttacTTGACGGCATGTTCgcctgctgcagcaggtgctccgtccccaccgagacctgtttctgtcctcacagtgtgccggtgtcacacacacacacacacacacacacattctcattgacttaTTAATGCTGCTGCTTATTTATATCATTGTGgcatattgattatgaatacagtccatctgatgctcatcttgtttatttttttttgccgtttcatcactactataaatgcagctgtagccagtatctcattatcactgtcctcattcatattttaaaaagctacaaattatattcagccacaaaataagtctgaaaagctggaaatcagagtacagagagttgttgcatagagatgatactccgtctcatctagttgcattggtgtgaaccggcaggtttttagaatgttgcataACGGTGCGttgcaagtagctgcctgtcatgaatctttggtctgaactgggttttGGAGcaagagtctgtgcagtagcgaCCTCCACGATGTCAAGTTCTTGCCCATCGCTATTAATTGTGAGCACAGCGTTTGGCACAgatagctgtcaatcatgacatcaaacacactgtttacagcatcaaataactaattgaaACCAAACTTGTGAGAAAAAGGAACAACTGAACACACAgcagtgtgataagaactaccaaAAATGACATAAACCCTCTTCGGGAAAACTCTATCTGAGGGGTACCTTCGTGTTTTAGTTTGAGAACAGTCGTATGCAAGGACTGCAGCTCAAAAATCAGTGATCTGACCACCACAACACCCAACTTAATTTGTCACCAAAGACCCATAACGAAAGGTTTGTGAATGTGTCTTTTTAGCTAACATCTGGGCCTTAGAGCCCATTTAGCTTATTTAATCATCAGAATTtttatgacttgacttgtgacatGCTTGACTTGCTCAACCTGCTTAGCACTAAGACTGGGAACACAGGACAAACCCTGGCATGACTCTGCCCAAATGTAACATCAACCGTTCACTACTTAAATTATTATATCTCAGTTGTTTAATGCATACAAAAATCAAAGtgttaaaacaacacagtgaaGTTTTACAGGGGTTTATGTATCAGACTAGCAGCCAGCAAAGACTCTAGATTAAACATACACTTTCATACAGACATCAAAAAGGCTTTAAAATAAggttttaacatttcaacagctgaacagagagcagcagacgATCGGAAACCACTGACTGTCTGAAACCACTGCTTCAGCTCCGACTCTCTTTCCTCTTCTGGGGTTAATTTCCCAGGATGGCCGGACAGGGAGCCATTACCCAGAGACAGTCTGCTGCTGGCCAGAGTGAGACtgaagcagcaggaggaggagaagggcaACACAACATCTCTGATAAAAGCCGCATAAAGCTGGTGAAAGAATATTTACTCCAGCAACCAAGCTGTCTCATTATTTACGGAGCTGATGCAACACTGGCAGTGTATAATCCAGTCTAGACAGAGAAAGTCTGTGTGTAGTTGCAAAGTCTTGAAATACTCTCAACAGCTGATCAGTTACCATTTTGAATAGTGGTGTTGTGGAGAGGAGCGAGGATCAATAAGACACAGGTGTGCTTTAAGTAACCAGAAAGAACTTGTTTTAAGAGAGATGCCCGTTCCTGCAGTTTTACTGTCTCTATCTGAGCTTCCTCCCCGTGTTCTTCCTCTTCAGAGCCCGTATCCACGCAGGGAGAGCGGCTCGGCGTGCTGGTGCTGCCACCTCCTCCATCGCTACCTGCCCCTTCTCCTCACTGTCCTGCTCTATCACAGAGTCCTCATCTGCTCCTGAATCCTCCTCCGAGTCTGTACCATCCATCTCCAGCACAGGAGGCTCTATGGTCACCACCTCCTCTGAAAAACGAACCCGCCTGTTCTCCTCGACTCGCCTCTGATCCAGAGTGGGATGAAGGGAACACAAGAGAAGGGAGGATGAACAGAAAGTGGCAAAAAGGAGtagttaataaaatgtcatatttaCTTTAATCATTGATCACAATAATCTCTCAATATTTTGGGAAAACTATTATTTCTGAACAATTTACTAACAGTGTTAGTGTTGAGTGTAGTTTGGTACTAATTGTAAAAAAATGTCGCTGGTtctttttcaatcaatcaattacaTTTTGCTCCAAGTTTAACTTTGAGAGTCTTTCCAATTTTAGTGAGCTGGACGTAACTTAATAATTTGTCTACAGGCAAATGTAAATTCAACATATTTGAAGCTTCTAAAGAATAATAATGAATTACATGTGTTAAAATTAAGAATTTCTCTTATGTACATCTCTATTTTTTCCCTTATAATTAGGTTCAGATTACATCATTCTTTTCCAGACACTTAttgaaaatgactacaaaattATTCAGGAAATACTAAACTGCAAAATAAGGTGTTGCCAATgcttaaacaaaaaacaatgcaGACAAAGATATCAAAAATGTCtacaaattaatatttttttccccttgtagCACAAGtatgaaaatgcattttgttaaaataatctAAATTTCAAACGAAACTTTTAAGATCTACAGTTTATGACCTCTTCAACCTCgtctttttattaaaataaaaaagttctaAGAGGCAGTGAGAGAGTGTATACAGGTCACAGTGTTAATACAAATACCTCTAGACCCTAAgctttttatattgtttttatttccaccTATTTATAACATTAGATggagaaaactttttttaatgggtCTGTTATTGGTCAAAGGAGTTGTTGCTTTATCGTTGAAAAAGATTGATAAATTGAGTATGGGTTAATAGATTTCTTAATTATCTGTCTCTACCctaaggaagaaaagaaaacattcaatcagGGGTAATCAATCACTCCTTCACAAAATCTGGGGTCCCCTCATACGTTATCTAAAGATGTCAGACAACGACAGACAGCCCATACATATAGAGCTAGAACAGTGACAGTAATTTTTGcggttgaaaataaaatttagcattgaaaaaggaaacattggtgcgaaaaaaaaaatccactaaaaaaataaacacagacattaaaatcatttctattttattttgattttttttgtactctgatgtgtttttttaaatgacaatcttatttttttcattcttttttcagCGTCAGACTGCAAAAGAATATCAAAATTAAATAACATAAATTTTAATATCcatgttatttatttcagcaGGCCCTTTTCAGTGCCAATAGTTTCTTTTTCAATgcaaaattttgtttttgatgccAAAACTGTCACAGTTGTAGCCACATAcatacaaagaaaacaatggGTATACCATAAATAAACCTCTGTAATGTCCAAACATGTGTGCATTAGCATAAGATGTACCTAAACTGCAGTGTGTCTCCCTAAAAGGATtcttaaattatatatttttatttattttatgtgcatattttatgtgtgtgtatgtatgtcttTGTTGAATTCCATAAAGACATTgctggaatttaaaaaaacaaaaaaggaatcAGCGTGTAATATGTGATGTTACGTTTTATACCACAAAGAGGCAGTGTGACACATAccctttttgttgctgtttccaTTGAGCACTGTGAATCATGGGAAATGGAGTGTTTGAGGACGCCTCGGGGTGCAGGAGCAAAAGGAGcggatggagagagaggaggaggaggaggagagtgtaGGGTGTGTAGAGGCATGAGGTCATCATGTTGTGACTCTCCCGTCTCGTCCATCACGTGGTTGCTTGTTAGGCTCAGTGAAGATGTGGAAGCCTCTGTGAGACGAGAGCAGAGTTTTTAACTTATAAAGATCATAATGTCATTGTCGACTGACACCATCTAACATCTGTCAACTTCTAGGTGCCGGAAACATGAGACTGTGCAAAGTTGCTCTGACCTCTGTCTGCCCCTTTTCCATCATGTCCACCATCTATGTTGTCAGCTGACTGATGCTGTCTCTTCCTGCTGAGGCTGACTCTCTTCTTCAGTGCTGAGTTCAGAATATCTTCaggctgcaaatcagaacagttCACAGGGTGACCAACTGTTAGTGATGGTAAATTTCATTAGAGTTTAGGAAAAGTGCTCATGGGTGTTGGATGTAGAGGAACTTCTTTTAAATTGAATGATTTCTGTTAAAATAGTagatgatgtattattattgaTGTCTAACCTGTACAGATGAAGGAGGTCTACGATTACGTCCATGCTCCATGGGTTCTGTGCGAACTGCCTGAACATCCTGAGCCGCAGCTTGTTTTCCCTCTGACAAGTCCATGCTGACAGGTTGGAAAGCATCAGGTGATATTTGTGCCATGCTGAAATCTGAACCTGGTGATGTCCCCTCAGTTCCTCTGAAGCTCCACTGGTTGGTCACACCACCGTGTTGGTTCAGAATTGAAGATGACTGACCACTATCATAAGGATTTGTTGGAATGTTGAGTTCTGAtggtctctgattggctgtggcGCCTGATAGGTTGGGGTTTAGGAACTTGCCCCACTCTTGACCTGTGACTATCTCGTCCAGCAAGCTAAAGGAGCCCAGGCCAAACTCAAAGTCACCCATCGACCTGGAACAAGAGAAGAGAATCAAGTCAGGTAGATTTTAGGATATTTGATTTTAGTCAATCCACACATACGACGTAATGCTGCTgtatagtgttgtcacgatgCAGGAATTTCTGactttgatacaataccttcaaaaatataattatttgaTATCATTTTTGATACCATGGGGACACATTTACAGTGTGGGCATACAAGtttaaatttttattaaaatattaatatgacCCTGTAAAAGGCCATCACGAAGAGATGGTTTAAGGCAGAACCACCAACACAATGTGAATGACTAAACGACAAGATGAGAGACTCAGTGACTGACGATGTTACAGGGATGAATAGCTTTTGAGAATCAGGGCAATCCTGACCTTTTTATATacttatttctgtttgtttgtattctgttttgtattcccttttttcctctacctttttataacactttgtaaaaacaataaaaataaatattaatatgacAAGGCtgtaacatgacaacaacacctttttcttaacaataagagagggagagaaagcacAGCTGGTGTCAGTGTATCAATATTCTGCAAAATAAGTGTTGAAACcatttttaatatcaagaatAAATATGTATTGATGAATCAATAATTTAGTACTGTAAGCTCTCATGAAAGCACCAAAAGTGTATAAATCAGTCATGCTTCAATTTTATGCGTAACactttgttttatatatttatattgtattCTGAACAGTAAAACTGGTCCAAACCAATCCGCCGCAAAAAATAGTCCCTAACAAATGCCCTGTTTACTCATGTTAGAGTAACATTTGCCAAAAAACGAGAGTTCCCAAGTTTTATGAAATTACTGAgccttttaaatttttttaaaaaaaattaaactttgtATTTGTTACTTGTTTTAACAAGTATGTGCTGTGAAGCCAAAGTCTGATACAGCTAATTCTTCTGTGCCATAAAGCTCCAATGTTGTTAAAACCCCccgattaaaaacacacaatttagtatcactgtcacactgagtGACGTGTTCTTATGTTAAGATGAACATGGGCACTGTGGTTTGTTTTGACTCAGTCCCACATACACTGCCCTGCTGCTGTGAATACTCACTAGGGCACCacatgtgtattaatccactgctgaaaacaGTCCCCAAAAATACACTATATACTCATCTTTGAGTCAGGTTTGCAAAAAACtccagtgcccagctgtttgaggacattactgagactttttaaaaaaacaaaactaccgTATACATTTGTGACAAAGATTTATGTCTTCAGTTTAGGGATGtatataaagagacctggatacagtgttggaagtggggccccgttcattccttTCAAAGTTGCTCAGTAGGAATAAAAAACCTGGATCTTCAGCATTGTGGAGTCCACAGAGCAAGCACGCTACAGACTTATATCAACCAAGCCGGCTAACTTCCGGTTTAGCCCTTTGCTAACTTGAATAGGGATACAGTTATTCAATCATGTGGCTCCTCTAGACCTTCGAAATATTATTAGACCAAAttgatcaaattctgatagtgaCACGAGTCATTTCAtaggggttgtgacactcaaaaaaatgcatcttctgatttacagacatcgcTTTCACAATGTAAGCCATTGGGAAAATTTCTTTTTGGGCCAACTCGCATAGTTTGGTCGCTAtatcaaattggcttcaaagcctgccGCTGTTCATCGGGCTTGCTTCCTGGCTGGCCACCAACATCTTTCGATGTTGATATTTGGCTGAATTTAGGTTGTCAGGACATTGTCTAATGCCACAGTCACTTGATGTAGAATCCTGACCACAGATGATGTTgacattttgttggttttaagtttttttgtaaagtaacCGAAATCCAGCGTCTTCCTAATTCCAACATCATCCTGACATAGAATACAGACATTTACTTGTAAGGTATGGAGAACTAAATCCAACGTCTGCCAAACATCACAATGTAAACAccaacacaacataaaattctaatgttgttagacatttaaaatatcgtcATTGCATTCCAACGTTTATCTGACGTCATTTTGACGTCTGATGCGAGCAGGGCAGTTGGGTTTGGTGttgagagccacagacagggtaGGAAAGACAAAAGGTATTAAAAGACCGACTAAGGCAGAGAAATACAGAATAACTCCAGGCTTAACCTTCATTATATAAGAGTGATTGAAGGTCTCTGTCTATGTAAGCATGTATCTGTTTGACGATGTGTCGTCCTAAGGCATCTATGTTATGCTGTGCAGTAAAAATCTCATGAGACTTAGCGCACAATGAGAGTGTGACTGTAGATGACTGATGACAGATGCCGTCAGTGACAGGGGTGTGTTTGGCACATCAGACCACAAATATTAGGCCAAACTAATATCGCAGCTATGGTTGGAAACGTCTCAGAAATACCTTGCATATCTCAAGCATGTCGTTGTAGGGCTGAGAGACGAATCGACACAACCAGACTGTGAGAACTTTTATAAGAGCCTGTGTCATGTTGACTTCAGTACTGGTggtttgattgtttgtttgttttttctaaatcttAGGACAATTTGTTGGTAGATTACCTCATAAATCCCTGGTTAGTGCTGTCGTCTGTGTGAGGGGTGTTACTGGGACTACTGATGTCTTGTGATGGGAGGGTCCTTTCTTCTTCCTTATTTGATGTGTTGATGAAAGTTTCCATTGTTGATTGCTGGTTTTGAGGTGAAATCTGTGAAGTAAACAAGTTGCAGTTTCACctcaacatgtttatttttaaagttttacaatagaaaataatcaaaatgcaCTACTCACTTCAGTTC from Epinephelus moara isolate mb chromosome 4, YSFRI_EMoa_1.0, whole genome shotgun sequence encodes the following:
- the zgc:113229 gene encoding uncharacterized protein zgc:113229, whose translation is MSQSRDPKDTQALLQSMLQRLKLQPGREGQPYLHTPVPSTAASTWRQGGEKGASSSPVNGFEFGANGIPSKEFGFSAADSKLGLKGGEIQQPGRGSVVDGVVVSFPSQKDNTDGGTGEDRVLGQVTQPGITPTGTGQLFPAKSLKDADITSFDRTNGERGSFGSSSSMTRNIPSDKDAVTNMGQNQDQFQGFTPKVYTWALKPTDTGSQENEVSHMGNGGFGALAQSKDMQIVPANGSARRKQRPSENKTRRWTQMIKERWRDRQGSFGKKGKEEGRVDQRSEGTEISPQNQQSTMETFINTSNKEEERTLPSQDISSPSNTPHTDDSTNQGFMRSMGDFEFGLGSFSLLDEIVTGQEWGKFLNPNLSGATANQRPSELNIPTNPYDSGQSSSILNQHGGVTNQWSFRGTEGTSPGSDFSMAQISPDAFQPVSMDLSEGKQAAAQDVQAVRTEPMEHGRNRRPPSSVQPEDILNSALKKRVSLSRKRQHQSADNIDGGHDGKGADREASTSSLSLTSNHVMDETGESQHDDLMPLHTLHSPPPPPLSPSAPFAPAPRGVLKHSISHDSQCSMETATKRRRVEENRRVRFSEEVVTIEPPVLEMDGTDSEEDSGADEDSVIEQDSEEKGQVAMEEVAAPARRAALPAWIRALKRKNTGRKLR